ATTTGGATCGAGTGTTAAGACATTTGGCATTGCTGATTTGAAGTATGAATTGTTGATTGTTGATTGTTGATTGGGTTTTCTTTCGCCCTGATCTCTCACTATTCCTATCTTGGGGTGTCAACCTAGTTCATACCTTGATTCAGCAACGCCAGACATTTTTGCCAGAAAATTAACTTCAATTTAGCCAAATGAATGCATCGACACATTTTATTTTATAAACCCTATGGCGTACTGAGTCAATTTACCCCAAATCAAAATGATTCTCAGCAAGAAACTCTGAAAAATTATATCTCTATACCTGATGTGTATGCTGTTGGTCGCTTAGATGCAGACAGTGAGGGTTTGCTGTTGCTAACTAGCGATGGGAAGTTACAGCACCGCCTCAGCGATCCTAAGTTTGGACACTGGCGCACCTATTGGGTACAAGTAGAAAGAATTCCCGACGAACCTGCTTTAGAACAATTGCGTCGGGGAGTAACTATCCAGAAGTATCGGACTTTACCCACCAAAGTTCAATTATTAGCCGCAGAAACCGATTTACCGCCCCGCACCCCCCCCATACGCTACCGTAAGAATGTGCCTACATCTTGGTTAGAAATGTCTTTAATAGAGGGGAAAAACCGTCAGGTGAGGCGCATGACTGCGGCTGTGGGATTTCCGACTTTAAGGCTAGTGAGGGTGGCTATAGGCAATCTGAAGCTAGAATCTTTGCAACCTGGGGAATGGAGGGAGGTGAGCGATCGGGAATTGAAGCAGTTAATGACACAAAATCGTCGATCGGGGACGAAAGAAGTAGATAATGATCCCTTAGCTGTCCAAGTTTACACCAGTTTTGCACCAACTTGTGAGCTCAAGGGAACCGATTTGACCCAAAAATATTAGGGAGGTTTTGAAATAAGACCTGCTAGAATGCTTTCTAGAGTTTGAATTGTTGAAGGCGGCACCCAGATTCGAACTGGGGGATAAAGGTTTTGCAGACCTGTGCCTTACCACTTGGCTATGCCGCCGTTTGTATAGCTTTGTGATTATAGCGAATTTTTTTGATCGGCGCTAGGTTTGAGGGAAAAAAGTTTGAGCTTAAATCAGTCGTGGAAAAGCCTCAACGAAGAAGCATACCTCCATCATTGTTCTTGGATGCAAGAAGCTCTATGTTTAGCTCAGACGGCGGGTGAAGCGGGGGAAATACCTGTAGGTGCAGTGATTATTGATGAGCGGGGAGAGGCGATCGCTACTGGGGAAAATCGCCGCCAACGAGACTGCGATCCTACTGCTCACGCGGAAATTATCGCGTTGCGAAATGCTGGTCAAGTTTTGGGAAGTTGGTATCTCAACAAATGCACTCTATATGTCACCCTAGAGCCTTGTCCCATGTGTGCTGGAGCGATTATTCAATCGCGCCTGGGATTGTTGGTCTACGGAGCTAATGAACCCAAAAGCGGAGCGATTCGGACAGTCCTCAACCTTCCAGACAGTGCTGCTTCTAATCACCGACTAGAAGTAATTAGCGGAATTTTGGAATCTGCTTGTCAAACCCAGTTACAAACTTGGTTTGCCAATCGCCGTTCGTGACACAATTTCAATCTATTAAGCTACTGAGCCTGTAAAAATTGTATATTTACTCCTGACTCCTGACTCCTGTAGAGACGTAGCACTGCTACGTCTCTACGTCTGACTCTTTGGCTTTAGCTAACAGAGCATAGTCTCTAAATCGGTTTAAATCGGCTTGAATGGTTGATTCGACAATCCGTCCTAAGAACAGATTATCCATGATTTGACCGAGGATACCAGGAATAGCATAACTAACCGTCAGTTTGACAATACTGCTAGTGTGGCGATCGTAGAATCTAATTGCTCCTCGATTGGGTAAACCGTCTACAGATTCCCATTGAATAATTTGATGGGGAATGATTTTGACAATTCTGGACAGCCAACTGAATTCAAATGCTCCTGATGCGAGTTTCCATCGGGATAATTCGGGGTTTTCTGGAAGAATTTGGACTGATTTAATCCATTTCATCCACATCGGCATTTGTTCTAAGTCAGACCACAGACTCCAAACAAAGTCTATCGGGACTTCAACTTCTACTTGGACGGTATGTTCTAGCCAATCAGACATTATGATTTAGCGTTGAGTTTAATGTATTGTGAGACGCGATCGCATAGTTGCCGCGAATGCGACACTGCCCGCTTTTATACCAGGGTAGTCGAAAAATAAATAAGCTACTAGCAGTGCTACATCTACTGTAGAGACGTAGCACTGCTACGTCTCTACGAATGACTTCTGACTTCGCTCAATAGTTTCGAGTTTTTCTCGTACTTCCAAGATAGCTTGAGCCGCTTGTTTTCCAGATCGGGTAGCTCCCTCCATACTATCGATATAATCTTGTTGGGTATAGCTACCAGCTAGGAAAAAGTTGTCAATGGGGGTTTTTTGATCTGGACGATATTTATCCATTCCTGGTGCTTCCCGATACAGAGATTGAGCCAATTTGACGACACTGTACCAAGTCATATTCAAGTTGCGGGAAGATGGGAATAGCTGATGGACTTGTTTGAGAACGTGTTGGGCGATCGCTTCGTTGTTTTCTTTGATAAATGGGTCGCCTGGAGTCAATACTAGTTGTAATAAAGATCCTTCCCCGTCTTTATAATAATTGCTAGGGCTAGTTAATGCTAGGTCGGCAAAACACGAGAAATCTGCATCCGCCGTATATAGCAAATTATCAATCCCCGTCGCTTTTTTACCTTTCATGGCTTCGGGATTTTGCAGTTCTGTTACCCAGCCATCAAATCTTAGCTGGACTGTAGCTACCGGAACAGTATCTAGTTTATATATATTGTCGAACTGCGACCATTTGCGCCAATCTGCTGGGATGATTCGCTGAATTCCAGGAACATCGCCCGCAAAAACGTAAGCATCAGCAGTGACGATTTCTTCAGATTCACCTTTAGCTATGGCTAATCCAGTTACTTTAG
Above is a window of Merismopedia glauca CCAP 1448/3 DNA encoding:
- a CDS encoding SRPBCC family protein, with translation MSDWLEHTVQVEVEVPIDFVWSLWSDLEQMPMWMKWIKSVQILPENPELSRWKLASGAFEFSWLSRIVKIIPHQIIQWESVDGLPNRGAIRFYDRHTSSIVKLTVSYAIPGILGQIMDNLFLGRIVESTIQADLNRFRDYALLAKAKESDVET
- the tadA gene encoding tRNA adenosine(34) deaminase TadA, encoding MSLNQSWKSLNEEAYLHHCSWMQEALCLAQTAGEAGEIPVGAVIIDERGEAIATGENRRQRDCDPTAHAEIIALRNAGQVLGSWYLNKCTLYVTLEPCPMCAGAIIQSRLGLLVYGANEPKSGAIRTVLNLPDSAASNHRLEVISGILESACQTQLQTWFANRRS
- a CDS encoding pseudouridine synthase, whose product is MHRHILFYKPYGVLSQFTPNQNDSQQETLKNYISIPDVYAVGRLDADSEGLLLLTSDGKLQHRLSDPKFGHWRTYWVQVERIPDEPALEQLRRGVTIQKYRTLPTKVQLLAAETDLPPRTPPIRYRKNVPTSWLEMSLIEGKNRQVRRMTAAVGFPTLRLVRVAIGNLKLESLQPGEWREVSDRELKQLMTQNRRSGTKEVDNDPLAVQVYTSFAPTCELKGTDLTQKY